From a single Rhizobium lusitanum genomic region:
- the acpS gene encoding holo-ACP synthase: MIIGIGSDLIDIRRVEKSIERFGTRFTERCFTDIERAKSEGRKNKAASYAKRFAAKEACSKALGTGLAQGVFWRDMGVINLPSGKPTMQLTGGAAKRLAAMLPENHRAAIHLTITDDFPLAQAFVIIEALPIAG; this comes from the coding sequence ATGATCATCGGGATCGGCAGCGACCTCATCGACATCCGCCGCGTCGAGAAATCTATCGAGCGTTTCGGCACGCGCTTCACGGAGCGTTGTTTCACCGACATCGAGCGTGCCAAGTCCGAAGGGCGCAAGAACAAGGCCGCTTCATACGCCAAGCGCTTCGCCGCCAAGGAAGCTTGCTCCAAGGCGCTCGGCACCGGTCTGGCGCAGGGCGTTTTCTGGCGTGACATGGGCGTCATCAATCTGCCGAGCGGCAAACCGACCATGCAATTGACGGGTGGGGCGGCCAAGAGACTGGCCGCCATGCTGCCGGAAAATCACCGCGCCGCCATTCATTTGACGATAACTGATGATTTCCCTCTTGCTCAAGCTTTTGTGATTATCGAGGCGCTGCCGATTGCGGGCTGA
- the dapA gene encoding 4-hydroxy-tetrahydrodipicolinate synthase, translating to MFQGSIPALVTPFTDAGKVDEASFASHVDWQIKEGSSGLVPVGTTGESPTLSHDEHKRVVELSIEVANKRVPVMAGAGSNNTREAIELAQHAEKVGANAVLVVTPYYNKPTQKGLYAHFAAVAEAVKLPIYIYNIPGRSVVDMTPETMGALAKAYANIVGVKDATGKIERVSEQRITCGNDFRQLSGEDATALGFNAHGGVGCISVTANVAPRLCAELQAATLAGDYAKALDYQDRLMPLHKAIFLEPGLCGAKYGLSRLGRMSRNVRSPLLSTLEAGTEAAIDAAMRHAGLLN from the coding sequence ATGTTCCAGGGGTCCATTCCCGCACTCGTTACGCCCTTCACTGACGCCGGCAAGGTGGATGAAGCGTCCTTCGCTTCCCATGTCGATTGGCAGATCAAAGAGGGTAGCAGCGGGCTTGTTCCCGTTGGCACGACGGGAGAATCACCGACCCTGTCGCATGATGAGCACAAGCGCGTCGTCGAGCTCTCGATCGAAGTTGCCAACAAGCGCGTCCCAGTCATGGCCGGCGCCGGATCCAACAACACCCGCGAAGCCATCGAGCTTGCCCAGCATGCCGAAAAGGTCGGCGCCAATGCGGTTCTGGTCGTGACCCCTTACTACAACAAGCCAACACAGAAGGGGCTTTACGCACACTTCGCGGCCGTTGCGGAAGCGGTGAAGCTGCCGATCTATATCTACAATATTCCCGGCCGCTCGGTTGTCGACATGACACCGGAGACCATGGGGGCGCTTGCCAAGGCCTATGCCAACATTGTCGGCGTCAAGGATGCAACGGGCAAGATCGAGCGTGTGTCCGAGCAGCGCATCACCTGCGGCAACGACTTCCGTCAGCTTTCCGGCGAGGATGCGACGGCGCTCGGCTTCAACGCCCATGGCGGCGTCGGCTGCATCTCGGTGACGGCCAATGTCGCGCCGCGCCTTTGTGCCGAATTGCAGGCGGCGACGCTTGCCGGCGATTATGCCAAGGCGCTCGACTATCAGGATCGGCTGATGCCGCTGCACAAGGCGATTTTCCTGGAGCCAGGTCTCTGCGGCGCCAAGTACGGCCTGTCCCGCCTCGGCCGGATGAGCCGCAATGTGCGTTCGCCGCTGCTTTCGACGCTGGAAGCCGGCACTGAAGCAGCCATCGACGCCGCCATGCGCCACGCTGGCCTGCTGAACTGA
- the lepB gene encoding signal peptidase I, with translation MSEKAEKQQNALWENIKVIVQALVLAMIIRTVLFQPFTIPSGSMMPTLLVGDYIFVNKFAYGYSKYSLPFSPDLFSGRILGSVPKRGDVVVFRFPPNPDVDYIKRVIGLPGDRIQVKNDILYINGEAVPREPHGTFASDYSQEPGDSIPVYSERLADSGKVFDTLDLSPTSRGDNTQEYVVPADHYFMMGDNRDNSDDSRFDVGYVPAENLIGRASVIFFSLGHDTSFREIWKWPTNMRWDRLFKVVE, from the coding sequence GTGTCCGAGAAAGCCGAAAAACAGCAGAACGCCCTCTGGGAAAACATCAAGGTTATCGTACAGGCGCTCGTCCTGGCCATGATCATCCGCACGGTGCTATTTCAGCCGTTCACCATCCCGTCCGGCTCGATGATGCCGACGCTTCTTGTCGGAGACTACATCTTCGTCAATAAGTTCGCCTACGGTTACTCGAAATATTCGCTGCCTTTCTCGCCCGACCTGTTCAGCGGCCGTATTTTAGGCAGTGTGCCGAAGCGTGGCGATGTCGTCGTTTTCCGTTTCCCGCCTAATCCGGATGTCGACTATATCAAGCGCGTCATCGGTCTGCCGGGCGACCGCATTCAGGTGAAGAACGACATTCTCTACATCAACGGCGAGGCCGTTCCGCGTGAGCCGCACGGCACTTTTGCCTCGGATTACAGCCAGGAGCCGGGCGACAGCATTCCCGTCTACAGCGAGCGTCTGGCGGACTCCGGTAAGGTCTTCGACACGCTGGACCTCTCTCCGACCTCGCGTGGCGACAACACCCAGGAATATGTCGTTCCGGCTGATCATTACTTCATGATGGGCGATAACCGCGACAATTCCGACGACAGCCGTTTCGACGTTGGTTACGTGCCAGCCGAGAACCTGATCGGCCGCGCCAGCGTCATCTTCTTCTCGCTCGGCCATGACACATCGTTCCGCGAAATCTGGAAATGGCCGACCAACATGCGTTGGGACCGCCTCTTCAAGGTTGTCGAATGA
- a CDS encoding DUF2062 domain-containing protein, whose amino-acid sequence MLFRRRKPLTFSEKLREHLWPRKGFVRSFQYFGKRLVRLAASPHSVAAGFAAGIVVSWTPFIGVHFVMAIIIAYLIGGNVIASALGCLAAGNPITYPFIWAFTWEIGHLILARDSGGQGGGVDLPALWHKGDLSQIWDPVLKPMLIGGIPPAIVSGIIVYALTYYGVKGFKTRRKERLMERARERMSLAENASSV is encoded by the coding sequence ATGTTATTTCGACGCCGAAAACCACTGACGTTCAGCGAGAAACTGCGGGAGCATCTTTGGCCCCGTAAGGGTTTTGTCCGCTCATTCCAATACTTTGGAAAACGCCTCGTGCGCCTTGCCGCTTCGCCACATTCGGTGGCGGCAGGCTTTGCGGCGGGCATCGTCGTTTCCTGGACCCCGTTCATCGGCGTGCATTTCGTGATGGCGATCATCATTGCCTATCTGATCGGTGGCAATGTGATTGCGTCAGCGCTCGGCTGTCTGGCGGCCGGCAATCCTATCACCTATCCCTTCATCTGGGCCTTCACCTGGGAAATCGGTCATCTGATCCTGGCGCGCGACAGCGGCGGGCAGGGCGGTGGCGTTGATCTGCCGGCGCTGTGGCACAAGGGCGATCTCTCGCAAATTTGGGACCCGGTCCTGAAGCCGATGTTGATTGGCGGCATTCCGCCGGCCATCGTTTCAGGCATCATTGTCTATGCCTTGACCTATTACGGTGTGAAGGGCTTCAAGACCCGACGCAAGGAACGGCTGATGGAACGCGCCCGCGAGCGCATGTCGCTTGCCGAAAACGCATCGAGCGTCTGA
- the rnc gene encoding ribonuclease III, with amino-acid sequence MTKTTTLSQADRLTLEAAIGHAFVEKERLDWALTHASARTHKAGNYERLEFLGDRVLGLCIAELLFRTFGVATEGELSVRLNQLVSAETCAAVADEMQLHLFIRTGADVKKLTGKRMLNVRADVVESLIAALYLDGGLEVARKFILRYWEGRAIRPDGARRDAKTELQEWAHAKFGVTPVYRVDDRSGPDHDPRFTVTVEVAGAAPETGIERSKRAAEQVAATRILEREGIWQPQSAQE; translated from the coding sequence ATGACGAAGACGACGACGCTCTCTCAGGCGGATCGTCTTACGCTTGAAGCTGCAATAGGCCATGCCTTTGTGGAAAAGGAGCGTCTTGACTGGGCTCTGACGCATGCCAGCGCCCGCACGCACAAGGCCGGCAATTACGAACGGCTGGAATTTCTCGGCGATCGGGTTCTCGGCCTGTGCATCGCCGAGCTCCTGTTCCGGACGTTCGGCGTGGCGACCGAGGGCGAGCTCTCGGTGCGCCTCAACCAGCTGGTCAGTGCCGAGACCTGTGCGGCAGTTGCCGACGAGATGCAGCTGCATCTCTTCATCCGCACCGGCGCGGATGTGAAGAAGCTCACCGGCAAGCGCATGCTGAACGTACGCGCCGATGTCGTCGAGAGCTTGATCGCGGCGCTCTATCTCGATGGCGGCCTCGAAGTGGCGCGCAAGTTCATTTTACGCTATTGGGAAGGGCGCGCTATCCGGCCCGACGGTGCCAGACGCGATGCCAAGACGGAATTGCAGGAATGGGCGCACGCGAAATTCGGCGTGACACCCGTTTATAGGGTTGATGACCGCAGCGGACCGGATCATGATCCCCGCTTCACGGTGACGGTGGAAGTGGCGGGAGCCGCGCCCGAGACCGGTATAGAACGCTCCAAGCGCGCCGCCGAGCAGGTGGCCGCGACGCGGATCTTGGAGCGCGAAGGTATATGGCAGCCGCAATCGGCTCAGGAATGA
- a CDS encoding lytic transglycosylase domain-containing protein codes for MKRPLVIMTAVGVAVAWGTFASQLPGEQTQSRKTTDIAMSVPDPLNTGAIPRGTAVAPLNSDLKSGLDALSNKNPMQALAIRNGMGQGTLDRHILTWAIATSGQVGVPSGEIAAAARELVDWPGLSSLRANSERALYTENPPADQILAAFGNTQPETPEGSVILSRALVSRGASAQAAKLIRKIWRDEALDKSFEDKILAEFSSLLTPADHKARMDYLLYRDRTAQAKRFGDLGRAQSLYKAWAAVNNRSANAGTLLANIDAQSRKDPAYLFMRIENLRRQDKYDDAANLLTQMPRDRAALVNGGAWWNEQRIVSRGLVDQGNFKAAYRVVDVSAAESPQDVGEAEFHAGWYALRGLRDGAAASTHFRKILQVSNGPISQSRAWYWLGRAAEAGGPGKAVDFYTKAASYPSTFYGQLAAEKLGRRTLNVTYPSPTSDDRRLFQSREAVQAITRLEAAGHGWRAEALYRALAKQLQSPGEIAMLAAQAERSGNHQLSLQVGKIAYGRGVDVAALAFPIGVIPDNANITGSGKALAYAIARQESAFNPAAVSSANARGLLQLLPKTAKAVAGRHGLAYSDAKLTQDAGYNATLGAHYLGEQIDAFGGSYILTFIAYNAGPNKVPEWINRYGDPRGKSIDEVVDWIERIPFPETRNYVQRVMENYQVYKARLGQKTDIEHDLIYGRG; via the coding sequence ATGAAGAGACCTCTCGTGATCATGACTGCTGTGGGCGTGGCGGTCGCGTGGGGCACTTTTGCGTCACAACTCCCCGGTGAACAGACACAGTCCCGCAAGACGACCGATATCGCGATGAGCGTGCCTGATCCGCTGAACACAGGCGCCATCCCGCGCGGCACCGCCGTAGCGCCTCTCAACAGCGATCTCAAGTCCGGTCTCGACGCCCTTTCCAACAAGAACCCAATGCAGGCGCTCGCCATCCGCAACGGCATGGGCCAGGGCACGCTTGACCGTCATATCCTGACCTGGGCGATCGCAACCTCGGGCCAGGTGGGCGTTCCCTCCGGCGAAATCGCCGCGGCGGCGCGCGAGCTCGTCGACTGGCCGGGCCTTAGCAGCCTGCGCGCCAATTCCGAACGAGCGCTCTACACTGAAAATCCACCTGCAGATCAAATACTTGCCGCCTTCGGCAATACGCAGCCGGAAACGCCGGAAGGCAGCGTGATCCTGTCGCGAGCACTGGTTTCTCGTGGCGCATCGGCGCAAGCTGCCAAGCTGATCCGCAAGATCTGGCGCGACGAGGCGCTGGACAAATCCTTCGAAGACAAGATCCTCGCCGAATTTTCCAGCCTGCTGACGCCCGCCGATCACAAGGCGCGGATGGACTATCTGCTCTATCGCGACCGCACCGCGCAGGCCAAGCGCTTCGGCGATCTCGGCAGGGCGCAGTCGCTCTACAAGGCTTGGGCTGCGGTCAACAATCGCTCCGCCAACGCCGGAACACTGCTTGCCAATATCGATGCGCAATCGCGCAAGGATCCCGCCTATCTTTTCATGAGGATCGAGAACCTGCGCCGTCAGGACAAATATGACGACGCCGCCAATCTCCTGACGCAGATGCCGCGCGACCGCGCGGCACTCGTCAATGGCGGCGCATGGTGGAACGAGCAGCGCATCGTCAGCCGCGGCCTAGTGGATCAGGGTAACTTCAAGGCCGCCTACCGCGTCGTCGATGTCAGTGCTGCGGAGAGCCCGCAGGATGTCGGCGAGGCAGAATTCCATGCCGGCTGGTATGCTTTACGCGGCCTGCGGGATGGCGCTGCGGCCTCGACACATTTCCGCAAGATCCTGCAGGTGTCGAACGGCCCGATCTCGCAATCGCGCGCCTGGTACTGGCTCGGCCGTGCGGCTGAAGCCGGCGGTCCCGGCAAGGCTGTGGATTTCTATACGAAGGCCGCTTCCTATCCGAGCACCTTCTATGGTCAGCTCGCCGCCGAAAAGCTCGGCCGACGGACACTGAACGTCACCTATCCCTCGCCAACAAGCGACGACCGGCGGCTCTTCCAATCCCGTGAGGCCGTGCAGGCCATCACGCGGCTCGAGGCGGCAGGTCATGGCTGGCGGGCCGAAGCTCTCTATCGGGCCTTGGCGAAGCAATTGCAGAGCCCCGGTGAGATCGCCATGCTGGCGGCGCAGGCCGAGCGCTCCGGCAATCATCAGCTTTCTCTTCAGGTCGGCAAGATCGCCTATGGCCGCGGTGTCGATGTCGCGGCACTTGCCTTCCCGATCGGCGTCATTCCGGACAATGCGAATATTACTGGCTCGGGCAAGGCTCTCGCCTACGCCATCGCCCGGCAGGAAAGCGCCTTCAATCCGGCCGCTGTCTCCTCCGCCAATGCTCGCGGCCTGTTGCAGCTTCTGCCAAAGACGGCCAAGGCTGTCGCCGGTCGACATGGTCTGGCCTATTCCGACGCCAAGCTGACGCAGGATGCCGGCTACAACGCGACGCTCGGTGCTCATTATCTCGGCGAACAGATCGACGCTTTCGGCGGCTCCTACATTCTAACCTTCATTGCCTACAATGCCGGCCCGAACAAGGTTCCCGAGTGGATCAACCGCTATGGCGATCCGCGCGGCAAATCGATCGATGAGGTCGTCGACTGGATCGAGCGGATCCCCTTCCCCGAAACGCGCAACTACGTCCAGCGCGTCATGGAGAACTATCAGGTCTATAAGGCGCGGCTCGGCCAGAAGACCGATATCGAGCACGACCTGATCTACGGCCGCGGCTAA
- the smpB gene encoding SsrA-binding protein SmpB, which yields MAPKGSQRVVKKIVAENRKARFNYEIIDTYEAGIVLKGTEVKSLREGKANIAESYASDEDGEIWLINSYLPEYLQANRFNHEPRRRRKLLLSGREIGRLRSGINREGMTLIPLKIYFNDNGRAKLELALAKGKKLHDKRQSEKERDWNRQKSRILKDNR from the coding sequence ATGGCCCCCAAAGGCAGCCAACGCGTAGTGAAGAAAATTGTCGCGGAGAACCGCAAGGCGCGCTTCAATTACGAGATCATCGATACCTACGAGGCTGGCATCGTGCTGAAGGGCACCGAGGTCAAGTCCCTGCGCGAAGGCAAGGCCAATATCGCCGAATCCTATGCCTCGGACGAGGATGGTGAGATCTGGCTGATCAATTCCTATCTACCGGAATATCTGCAGGCGAACCGCTTCAATCATGAGCCGCGCCGCCGCCGCAAGCTATTGCTCTCAGGCCGCGAGATCGGCCGGCTGCGCTCCGGCATCAATCGCGAAGGCATGACGCTGATCCCGTTGAAGATCTATTTCAACGACAATGGTCGTGCCAAGCTCGAACTGGCGCTTGCCAAGGGCAAGAAGCTTCACGACAAGCGCCAATCCGAGAAGGAACGCGACTGGAACCGGCAAAAGAGCCGGATTCTCAAGGACAATAGGTGA
- a CDS encoding RelA/SpoT family protein: MMRQYELVERVQKYKPDANEALLNKAYVYAMQKHGQQKRASGDPYISHPLEVAAILTDMRLDESTIAVALLHDTIEDTTATRAEIDELFGEDIGRLVEGLTKIKKLDLVTKKAKQAENLRKLLLAISDDVRVLLVKLADRLHNMRTLDHMPPEKRARISEETMEIYAPLAGRMGMQDMREELEELSFRHINPEANETVTKRLEELSRRNEGLVRKIEVELRDLLVANGLANAMVKGRQKKPYSVFRKMQSKSLSFEQLSDVYGFRLLVDDIPSCYRALGIVHTRWRVVPGRFKDYISTPKQNDYRSLHTTIVGPSSQRIELQIRTKRMHEIAEFGIAAHALYKDKDGSSNGDGELLSRESNAYSWLRHTIEALAEGDSPEEFLEHTKLELFQDQVFCFTPKGKLIALPRGATPIDFAYAVHTNIGDTTVGAKINGRIMPLVTRLTNGDEVEIIRSGVQVPPAAWEEIVVTGKARAAIRRATRLAIRKQYAGLGHRILERTFERAGKIFSREALKPALHRLGQKDVEDAIAAVGRGEMSSLDALRAVYPDHQDERVTVKPAGDEGWFNVRSASGMIFKIPGKTKADLAASIEGIDALPIRGLAADVEVHFASTGAVPGDRIVGIMEKGKGITIYPIQSPVLQHFDDQPERWIDVRWDLDEANKSRFGARILINALNEPGTLAKVAQTVAGVDVNIRILNTVRVAADFTEMALDVEVWDLRQLNQLLVQLKELDCIATVKRLYE; encoded by the coding sequence ATGATGCGGCAATACGAGCTTGTTGAGCGTGTGCAGAAATACAAGCCCGATGCCAACGAAGCTCTTCTCAACAAGGCCTATGTCTATGCGATGCAGAAGCATGGACAGCAGAAACGCGCCAGCGGCGACCCCTATATTTCCCATCCGCTCGAAGTTGCCGCCATCCTGACCGACATGCGTCTGGATGAATCGACGATCGCCGTCGCTCTCCTGCACGATACGATCGAAGACACGACAGCAACGCGTGCCGAAATCGATGAGCTGTTCGGCGAGGATATCGGCCGTCTGGTCGAAGGGCTGACGAAGATCAAGAAGCTCGATCTCGTCACCAAGAAGGCGAAGCAGGCGGAAAACCTGCGCAAGCTGCTGCTCGCTATTTCCGACGACGTCCGCGTGCTTCTGGTCAAGTTGGCCGACCGCCTGCACAATATGCGCACGCTCGACCATATGCCGCCGGAGAAACGCGCTCGCATCTCCGAGGAGACGATGGAAATCTATGCGCCGCTCGCCGGCCGCATGGGCATGCAGGACATGCGCGAGGAGCTGGAGGAGCTTTCCTTCCGCCACATCAATCCCGAAGCGAATGAAACGGTGACCAAGCGCCTTGAGGAGCTGTCGCGGCGCAACGAAGGCTTGGTGAGGAAGATCGAGGTGGAGCTGCGCGACCTGCTGGTTGCCAACGGCCTTGCCAATGCGATGGTCAAGGGACGGCAGAAGAAGCCCTATTCGGTCTTCCGCAAGATGCAGTCGAAGTCGCTTTCCTTCGAGCAGCTGTCCGACGTTTATGGCTTCCGCCTGCTCGTCGACGATATTCCCTCCTGCTATCGCGCGCTCGGCATCGTGCACACGCGCTGGCGCGTCGTACCCGGCCGGTTCAAGGATTACATCTCGACGCCGAAGCAGAACGACTATCGCTCGCTGCACACGACAATCGTCGGTCCGTCCAGCCAACGCATCGAGCTGCAGATCCGCACCAAGCGCATGCATGAAATCGCCGAGTTCGGCATTGCCGCCCATGCGCTCTACAAGGACAAGGACGGCAGCAGCAATGGCGACGGTGAACTGCTGTCGCGCGAAAGCAATGCCTATTCCTGGCTGCGCCACACCATCGAGGCACTGGCCGAAGGCGACAGCCCGGAAGAGTTCCTTGAGCACACCAAGCTCGAACTCTTCCAGGATCAGGTCTTCTGCTTCACGCCGAAGGGCAAGCTGATCGCGCTGCCGCGCGGCGCCACGCCGATCGATTTCGCCTATGCCGTCCACACCAATATCGGCGACACCACCGTCGGCGCCAAGATCAATGGCCGTATCATGCCGCTGGTGACGCGCCTGACCAATGGCGATGAAGTCGAGATCATCCGCTCCGGCGTGCAGGTGCCGCCTGCCGCCTGGGAAGAGATCGTCGTGACCGGCAAGGCGCGCGCCGCCATCCGCCGTGCCACGCGGCTTGCGATCCGCAAGCAATATGCCGGCCTCGGCCACCGTATTCTGGAGCGCACCTTTGAGCGCGCCGGCAAGATCTTTTCGCGCGAGGCGCTGAAGCCGGCGCTGCACCGCTTGGGACAGAAGGATGTCGAGGACGCGATTGCCGCCGTCGGGCGCGGGGAGATGTCGTCGCTCGATGCGCTGCGCGCCGTCTATCCCGACCATCAGGACGAACGTGTGACCGTCAAGCCAGCAGGCGATGAAGGGTGGTTTAACGTTCGCAGTGCCTCAGGCATGATTTTTAAGATCCCCGGCAAGACCAAGGCCGATCTCGCCGCGAGCATCGAGGGTATCGACGCCCTGCCGATCCGTGGCCTGGCGGCGGATGTCGAGGTGCATTTCGCCTCGACTGGCGCCGTGCCCGGCGACCGCATCGTCGGCATCATGGAAAAAGGCAAGGGGATCACCATCTATCCGATCCAGTCGCCGGTGCTGCAGCACTTCGACGATCAGCCGGAGCGCTGGATCGATGTTCGTTGGGATCTGGACGAGGCCAACAAGTCCCGCTTCGGCGCGAGGATACTGATCAACGCGCTGAACGAACCCGGCACGCTCGCCAAGGTCGCCCAGACGGTGGCCGGCGTCGACGTCAACATCCGCATTCTCAACACGGTGCGGGTTGCCGCCGACTTTACAGAAATGGCTCTGGACGTCGAAGTCTGGGATCTGCGCCAGCTGAACCAGCTCCTGGTGCAGCTCAAGGAGCTTGACTGCATTGCCACTGTAAAGCGGCTCTACGAGTAA
- a CDS encoding alpha/beta fold hydrolase — MNSDDESGFVVRTISTPDGLRLYARDYGGGSSVSGLPPIICLPGLTRNSRDFHQLALLLSRDPITPRRVVTLDARGRGLSAWDDDKSHYNLALEAQDVLVMCAALDVSEAAFIGTSRGGLVLHILAASQPDILKAVILNDIGPALEKEGLGDIRDYLNRDRKPADWSEAVDILRENHAQAFTALVEEDWGDMAQAIYTVKDGRITADYDPAIATQMQALDLEAPLPDLWPQFEAFRDIPLMVIRGENSKLLTTATVEEMARRHSGATTKTALGQGHAPILHLEDIPAAIKNFLSTT; from the coding sequence ATGAACAGTGACGATGAAAGCGGCTTTGTAGTCAGAACGATCTCGACGCCAGACGGCCTGAGGCTCTATGCGCGTGATTACGGCGGCGGCTCATCTGTTTCCGGCCTACCACCCATCATCTGCCTGCCGGGACTGACCCGCAATTCGCGGGATTTTCATCAGTTGGCGCTGCTTTTATCCCGCGATCCGATTACGCCACGCAGGGTCGTTACGCTCGATGCTCGCGGTCGTGGATTGTCGGCCTGGGATGATGACAAGAGCCACTATAATCTCGCTTTGGAAGCCCAGGACGTGCTTGTCATGTGTGCAGCACTCGACGTATCCGAGGCCGCCTTTATCGGCACGTCGCGCGGCGGCCTCGTCCTGCACATCCTCGCAGCCAGCCAGCCGGATATTCTGAAAGCGGTCATACTCAACGATATCGGCCCCGCTCTGGAGAAAGAAGGGCTTGGCGATATCCGCGACTATCTGAACCGCGACCGAAAGCCGGCCGACTGGAGCGAGGCCGTCGATATTCTGCGGGAAAATCACGCCCAGGCCTTCACCGCGCTTGTGGAGGAAGATTGGGGCGACATGGCGCAGGCGATCTACACCGTAAAAGATGGAAGAATCACCGCCGATTATGACCCCGCCATTGCAACGCAAATGCAGGCGCTGGACCTCGAGGCGCCACTTCCGGATCTGTGGCCGCAATTCGAGGCATTCCGAGATATCCCGCTGATGGTGATTCGCGGGGAAAACTCCAAACTGCTGACGACCGCAACAGTCGAGGAAATGGCAAGGCGCCACTCCGGCGCGACGACAAAGACTGCCCTCGGGCAAGGACATGCGCCGATCCTGCATCTCGAGGATATTCCGGCCGCGATCAAGAATTTCCTCTCGACGACCTGA
- a CDS encoding NYN domain-containing protein: MFDPREKIALFIDGANLYAASKSLGFDIDYRKLLKAFQKRGYLLRAYYYTALIEDQEYSSIRPLIDWLDYNGYKVVTKPAKEFTDSMGRRKIKGNMDIELAIDAMEQSETVDHLVIFSGDGDFTTLVEALQRRGRKVSVISTMATQPPMIADDLRRQADHFIDLVSLKAEIGRDPSERPQRPVEPVATVADAEE, encoded by the coding sequence ATGTTCGACCCACGCGAGAAAATTGCACTTTTTATAGACGGCGCCAACCTCTACGCCGCATCCAAGAGCCTCGGTTTCGATATTGACTACCGCAAGCTGTTGAAGGCATTCCAGAAGCGCGGTTACCTGCTGCGCGCCTATTATTATACCGCCCTGATCGAGGATCAGGAATACTCTTCTATCCGCCCGCTGATCGACTGGCTCGACTATAATGGCTACAAGGTCGTTACCAAGCCGGCGAAGGAATTCACTGATTCCATGGGGCGCCGCAAGATCAAGGGCAACATGGATATCGAGCTGGCGATCGACGCCATGGAGCAGTCCGAAACCGTCGATCATCTCGTGATCTTCTCCGGCGACGGCGATTTCACTACCCTGGTTGAGGCGTTGCAGCGGCGCGGCCGCAAGGTGTCGGTGATCTCCACCATGGCCACCCAGCCGCCGATGATCGCCGACGACCTACGCCGCCAGGCCGATCACTTTATCGATCTTGTATCGCTGAAGGCCGAAATCGGCCGCGATCCCTCCGAGCGTCCGCAGCGCCCGGTTGAACCGGTCGCTACCGTGGCCGATGCCGAGGAGTAG
- the rpoZ gene encoding DNA-directed RNA polymerase subunit omega, which yields MARVTVEDCIDKVENRFELVLLASHRARLISQGSSITIDRDNDKNPVVALREIADETLSPDDLKEDLIHSLQKHVEIDEPEPDPASLLAAGGNTSASGDEEADQPETVTFDQMSEEELLAGIEGLVPPEKSDDY from the coding sequence ATGGCCCGTGTCACAGTAGAAGATTGCATTGATAAAGTTGAGAACCGGTTCGAGCTCGTATTGCTCGCCAGCCATCGCGCCCGCCTGATTTCGCAGGGGTCCTCAATCACGATCGACCGCGACAACGACAAGAACCCGGTCGTGGCCTTGCGCGAAATCGCCGATGAGACACTGTCTCCCGACGATCTGAAGGAAGACCTGATCCATTCGCTGCAGAAGCACGTTGAAATCGATGAGCCGGAACCCGATCCGGCAAGCCTGCTGGCTGCCGGCGGCAACACTTCGGCTTCGGGCGACGAGGAAGCAGATCAGCCGGAAACCGTCACTTTCGACCAGATGTCGGAAGAAGAGCTGCTGGCCGGCATCGAAGGCCTTGTTCCGCCAGAAAAAAGCGACGATTACTGA
- a CDS encoding DUF3563 family protein gives MFGPIKKFARALRVPSADEREMAYLNGSHDRFDLEYRQRQVDRGMFRQR, from the coding sequence ATGTTTGGTCCTATCAAGAAATTCGCCCGTGCCCTGCGCGTTCCGAGTGCTGACGAGCGCGAAATGGCTTACCTGAACGGCTCGCATGACCGTTTTGACCTTGAATATCGTCAGCGTCAGGTCGATCGCGGCATGTTCCGCCAGCGTTAA